The following are encoded in a window of Arvicanthis niloticus isolate mArvNil1 chromosome 1, mArvNil1.pat.X, whole genome shotgun sequence genomic DNA:
- the Ctxnd1 gene encoding cortexin domain-containing 1 protein, with product MEEPTPEPVYVDVDKGLTLACFVFLCLFLIVMIIRCAKVIMDPYSAIPTSTWEEQHLDD from the coding sequence ATGGAGGAACCTACTCCCGAGCCCGTCTATGTGGATGTGGACAAGGGGCTGACCTTGGCTTGCTTCgttttcctctgcctcttcctcataGTCATGATCATTCGCTGTGCCAAAGTCATCATGGACCCTTATAGTGCCATCCCCACGTCTACCTGGGAGGAGCAGCACCTGGATGACTGA